AAGGGGTTTGAATTCACCACTGTGTTAAATTCAATCAGTTCTGAAAATTTTTACTATTAAAAAATGCAAGATTCTCAATGCTTACCCATGATATGCATTTTATtcaaacacttttttgttacaaacctacgtagttTAGTACAGGAAGGAAATCTGGTTTGAAACggctcgtttcagctgttcaggatcggttccttcttttgggagtcaataactccgtttgtcctgcactttgattttttttaaactttgcagacgttttacattcacaaacagttttataacacactacatgaaaggtaacatctgaaaaaacataataggtgcactttaaaattgAAATGATAGAAAGCTTATTTTCGTGTCACGTTTTAGGTTATTGGTTCTGGATGATTAAATAGTTTATCACAATTTTTGGTAAATCACAAGCAGGGAAAATGAAATATCTCACAAACCTAAACAGAACTGTTATCCGTCATCTTTTAATGACCTGTGAATACCTGATGTTTGTTCCGGTAccatctgattattattattattattattattattattattattattattattaataatattgctTAGGTTTGCCtaggaaggtttttttttttaaaactaattcGTGAGATGTCCTTTTTAAAACGTGTCATTTGTTGTAGATTCTACATCCCACTTCATGAACaggaaacaagaaagaaaacaaaaaccaaattTGTATGCATATGTCTTCTAGGTGATGAGACATGGTGTGGGGCTTTCCACTAGTTCAGACAGTGAGCTCATCACTCAGCTCCTTTGCCTGACTCCGCCCATGGAGGAGGTCGACAATCCTGATTGGGTAGCGCGGTCAGTTCCATATGTTCAACATAACCAGTGTTTAACGTTCCTTGTATAATTGCACGTGAAACCGTTCCTACTATTTTGGTGTTGTCGAAATTCAACAACCTGGATTATTAAAGCGACGTATAGAATATTCTGCTATaatggtttttatttgttttggttGATTTTCAGCATTAAGAACTTGATGACCTTGACACCAACGTCATACTCCCTGCTGATAATGCACAAAGATGTGATCTACGCTGTGCGAGACCCATATGGCAACAGACCTCTGTGTATCGGACGGCTGGTGCCCATCTCCAAACTACACAGCTCTggtatggagagagaaaaagcagaTCGGAGACAAAAAATAAGGGGAAGGATAAAACATACTTGAGTAAAGGAGCTGTAGATGAGGGTGTAGTAGTGATTTAGGAACAAAATGTAATTAGAAACATAACTTTACTCAAGCTTAAACAGCAGCATAAGGAAATCCTAAAAATTCTGACGGCTGAATATTTGCATTTACGTTTAAATGTatagggttttttgtttgttttgtttttacacaaaAGCAGTAATTTTTAGAAGAGATCATCCACACCACTTTAaataaatctcacacacacactctttctatGTTCCTCAGGAGGTGGAGAAGGAGACACAGAAGGCTGGGTTGTTTCCTCAGAGTCCTGCAGCTTCCAGTCCATTGGCGCCAAGTGAGACTTTTAAACGTGTCCCTTTGAAACTGGCAACATATTGGTACAGCAGGTGGATGCCTCCCGTTGTCTCTGTCCACAGGTATTACTGTGAAGTCCGGCCTGGAGAAATAGTGCAGATCTCCAAACACGGGGTCAAGAGCCTGAACATAATCCCCCGTCCTGAGGGAGATCCTCCAGCCTTTTGTATATTCGAGTATGTCTACTTCGCCAGGCCAGACTCCATATTTGAAGGCAAGTgcataattctttaaaaaaaacaaaaaacgattCAATTCAAATGTCATTTCCCAAATGCTAGAATTTATCTCGGTTTAGTCTTTGAAAGATGAGCAGTTTTAGGAAATGTTCCAAATTTAATAGCTTATTCTAACAAGGCTGACAACTTCACATAATAATAACGTATAATGGAGATTAGTTTATAGCCTGCTAGGAAATTGGCTAGATACTGAAGAGGCTatgagatgttttttgtttgtttgtttgtttgttttttgatgtagTATCTTAAGTTATTGAGAGTAGAGGTCGACGGATAGTGGATTTAACAGATAACTAAGCACCTGCCGATTAACCGTTTAATTACCcgatcatttttaaaattgatactgaatgaagaCATAAAACTCGAGTAAATATTGCTGAACAGTATTAcgaaaataaacagtactgcctgtaacatgaaaatgtactgtgttttttttaacatgaaataaatattcatatatatatattaactattaataaatctAAAAGTAAATGATATAGACCCAAACACTAAAAAtaccaaataaaaatagagacatccaaaattaatgtaaaattattattatttttttttccaaataacacaacaaaattagtcagtgatggtttttacGAGTCTGTTTGTGGTGTGCTGCAGGTCAGATGGTATATACAGTCAGGCAGCGCTGTGGACGCCAGCTGGCCATTGAGGCCCCCACTGATGCAGATGTGGTCAGTACAGTGCCTGAGTCTGCTACTCCAGCTGCTTTAGGATATGCACAAGAGGTAAGAGATGAGGAAATAATgtatgagctttttttttgtattaattatgtttattatgattatgCAGGTAGTTctagtcagtttaatcaccattgtaaattaatgcgctgcctataaacaactgtaaccatagtaacatacagttacagctgcatacagtagttaaactcgCAGCTCTGTTGTTAATAGAGACGCGACACAGACGCaggtaatttcacacacacaatcgcgcacaaaaaaactatttattataattcattcaaatatatatcATCTCATCGCACGGCTttatctgtgtatgatttagaacGGGTGAAATTCTAGacccgtatataaaataactaacattCATACCCCCTCCCAAAACCTTACTAGAAGCTAAATTGCTAAATGCACACCCCTTGGTGTGAATGTGCgtatgtgccctgtgatggacaggGTGTATTCTCGCCTTATGTCCAGTGTTCCCCtgatgaccaggataaagtggtcaCTGACGGATGAATGAATTGAATTTGATGAATCCTCCATTGCTCCCTGCTTAATTCCCTTCACGTTTGTATTTGTGATCTGTACCCAGTGTTATAACTTTGACCGCACGTATTGTTCTGTCTCACCAGTCTGGCCTGCCCTACGTAGAGGTCCTGTGTAAAAACCGCTACGTCGGCAGGACATTTATTCAACCAGATACTCGTTTGCGTCAGCTTGGGGTGGCCAAGAAATTTGGGGCGCTGACGGACAACTTTGCTGGAAAACGAGTAGTTCTCGTTGACGATTCCATTGTGAGAGGCAACACCATCTCACCAATTATTAAACTGCTCAAAGAGGCAGGAGCAACAGAGGTAGGATCTATACGAATGTATTAACATGTATGTGTGATGTGTATACAGAGTGTTTAATTTGAcatttaataacattcagtTAAAAGTTCCTTCTGCTTTActaatacagtttttaattcCTTCCTTGAAAATCAACGAGTAGGTCCACATTCGTGTGGCATCACCTCCGATTCGGTTCCCCTGCTACATGGGCATCAACATTCCTACCAAAGAAGAGCTTATTGCTAACAGACCAGAGTTCAAGGACCTTGCTAACTATTTAGGCAAGTCAAGATAAATATTGGCTCCCACGTCTAATGGTCTGTTTGCATAAATTCttgcatatttttaaaaggaaattatTTACTCCTGTAAAATACAATATGCAATTTatataagattttatttacttaaaaataaaaac
The sequence above is drawn from the Ictalurus punctatus breed USDA103 chromosome 25, Coco_2.0, whole genome shotgun sequence genome and encodes:
- the ppat gene encoding amidophosphoribosyltransferase isoform X2 translates to MEFEESGIGEECGVFGCLAAGEWPTQLEVAQIITLGLVALQHRGQESAGIVTSNGSSPPTYTTLKGMGLVSTAFKPEDMLKLRYGNLGIGHTRYSTTGMSELQNCQPFVVDTLHGRIAVAHNGELFNAAALRRKVMRHGVGLSTSSDSELITQLLCLTPPMEEVDNPDWVARIKNLMTLTPTSYSLLIMHKDVIYAVRDPYGNRPLCIGRLVPISKLHSSGGGEGDTEGWVVSSESCSFQSIGAKYYCEVRPGEIVQISKHGVKSLNIIPRPEGDPPAFCIFEYVYFARPDSIFEGQMVYTVRQRCGRQLAIEAPTDADVVSTVPESATPAALGYAQESGLPYVEVLCKNRYVGRTFIQPDTRLRQLGVAKKFGALTDNFAGKRVVLVDDSIVRGNTISPIIKLLKEAGATEVHIRVASPPIRFPCYMGINIPTKEELIANRPEFKDLANYLDP
- the ppat gene encoding amidophosphoribosyltransferase isoform X3, with the translated sequence MGLVSTAFKPEDMLKLRYGNLGIGHTRYSTTGMSELQNCQPFVVDTLHGRIAVAHNGELFNAAALRRKVMRHGVGLSTSSDSELITQLLCLTPPMEEVDNPDWVARIKNLMTLTPTSYSLLIMHKDVIYAVRDPYGNRPLCIGRLVPISKLHSSGGGEGDTEGWVVSSESCSFQSIGAKYYCEVRPGEIVQISKHGVKSLNIIPRPEGDPPAFCIFEYVYFARPDSIFEGQMVYTVRQRCGRQLAIEAPTDADVVSTVPESATPAALGYAQESGLPYVEVLCKNRYVGRTFIQPDTRLRQLGVAKKFGALTDNFAGKRVVLVDDSIVRGNTISPIIKLLKEAGATEVHIRVASPPIRFPCYMGINIPTKEELIANRPEFKDLANYLGATSVHYLSVEGLVTAVQSGIEPYENEQISSSSKTSRKLGHCTACLTGKYPIELEW
- the ppat gene encoding amidophosphoribosyltransferase isoform X1, with the protein product MEFEESGIGEECGVFGCLAAGEWPTQLEVAQIITLGLVALQHRGQESAGIVTSNGSSPPTYTTLKGMGLVSTAFKPEDMLKLRYGNLGIGHTRYSTTGMSELQNCQPFVVDTLHGRIAVAHNGELFNAAALRRKVMRHGVGLSTSSDSELITQLLCLTPPMEEVDNPDWVARIKNLMTLTPTSYSLLIMHKDVIYAVRDPYGNRPLCIGRLVPISKLHSSGGGEGDTEGWVVSSESCSFQSIGAKYYCEVRPGEIVQISKHGVKSLNIIPRPEGDPPAFCIFEYVYFARPDSIFEGQMVYTVRQRCGRQLAIEAPTDADVVSTVPESATPAALGYAQESGLPYVEVLCKNRYVGRTFIQPDTRLRQLGVAKKFGALTDNFAGKRVVLVDDSIVRGNTISPIIKLLKEAGATEVHIRVASPPIRFPCYMGINIPTKEELIANRPEFKDLANYLGATSVHYLSVEGLVTAVQSGIEPYENEQISSSSKTSRKLGHCTACLTGKYPIELEW